In Bradyrhizobium lablabi, one DNA window encodes the following:
- a CDS encoding efflux RND transporter permease subunit produces the protein MNISAPFIQRPIATALLMVGLLAGGLIAYPLLPVASLPSVNYPTLTVTAQLPGTDPQTMASTVASPLELQFGEIPGLTQMTSSSALGYTQITLQFELSRPIDGAVADTLSAINAAAAYLPKNMPYPPLIRKVNPADTPILVLGITSDSLPLTVVDAYAQNILLQKISQISGVGLVGVGGEQQPTVRVQVDPEALAARGINLEDVRTVLGQANVDLPKGTLNSPRQTYTLNTNDQLFQPDKYDDLVIAYRNGSPVRIRDIGHAVSAGENELISAWFNQKRAIILTVQRQPGANVVETVGKVKAMMPVLQASIPAAVKISVISDRTQTIRASLSDVQFTLLLTVALVVMVIFIFLRSFWATIIPAVTVPLALVGTFAVLYEMGYSLDNLSLMALSIAVGFVVDDAVVEIENIVRHIEEGLSPYDAAMKGSGEIGFTVMAITFSLIAVFIPLFLMSGYVGLLFREFAMTVSVALVLSLVISRTLTPMMCAYLLKPEKKEHGWLYRMSERGFDGLLHVYEAGLKIVLRHQFITLMVMFGTIALTGYLYVIIPKGFFPQQDTGLIIGQSEAAQDISFQAMLERQQALQDAIMRDPAVDTVGAAVGAGGGVYTLNDGRVYIQLKPANQRDKIDKVIARLQTNLAKIQGITLYMQPAQDITIGARLNKTQFQYTLNDADPGELDHWSALFLDKLKAIPSIADVTTDQLNAGPLLDITIKREVASSYGILPYTIDNTLDDAFGQRIVSTIYTTLQQYHVILEVNPKFQYGPEALNGIYVKSSSGQQVPLSTLVDSVVKVAPLVINHQGQFPSVTISFNLAPGAAIGDAVSAIQKVEKDLNAPLSLQTSFQGNAQAFGASLKSTPILIVASLFVIYLILGVLYESLIHPITIISTLPSAGIGALLLLMAVHVDLSVIAIVGLILLIGIVKKNGIMLVDFAQQVEHSHGLSAEESIYQACILRFRPILMTTMAALLGGVPMMVGTGVGSEIRQPLGYAIVGGLALSQVLTLYTTPVVYIYLDKLQTWLFGDKKKPEGASGEAAPAPAE, from the coding sequence ATGAATATTTCAGCACCGTTCATCCAACGGCCGATCGCGACCGCACTGCTGATGGTAGGGTTGTTGGCGGGCGGCCTGATCGCCTATCCGCTGTTGCCGGTGGCGTCGCTTCCGAGCGTCAACTATCCGACGCTGACGGTGACGGCGCAGCTGCCAGGCACCGACCCGCAGACCATGGCCTCCACGGTGGCCTCGCCGCTCGAGTTGCAGTTCGGTGAGATCCCCGGCCTTACGCAGATGACGTCGTCGAGCGCGCTCGGCTACACCCAGATCACCCTGCAGTTCGAGTTGAGCCGTCCGATCGATGGGGCGGTCGCCGACACGTTGTCGGCGATCAACGCCGCGGCCGCCTACCTGCCCAAAAATATGCCGTATCCGCCGCTCATCCGTAAAGTCAATCCGGCCGACACGCCGATCCTGGTGCTCGGCATCACCTCGGACAGCCTGCCGCTGACCGTGGTCGACGCCTATGCGCAAAACATTCTGCTGCAAAAGATCTCGCAGATATCCGGTGTCGGCCTCGTGGGCGTCGGAGGTGAGCAGCAGCCGACCGTCCGCGTGCAGGTTGATCCGGAGGCGCTGGCGGCGCGCGGCATCAATCTCGAGGATGTGCGCACGGTACTCGGCCAGGCCAATGTCGACCTTCCGAAAGGCACGCTCAACAGCCCGCGCCAGACCTACACGCTCAATACCAACGACCAGCTGTTCCAGCCCGACAAATACGATGACCTTGTCATCGCCTATCGCAACGGATCGCCGGTCCGCATCCGCGATATCGGCCACGCCGTCAGCGCCGGAGAGAACGAGCTGATTTCCGCCTGGTTCAACCAGAAGCGGGCAATCATTCTGACGGTCCAGCGCCAGCCCGGCGCCAACGTCGTCGAGACCGTAGGTAAGGTCAAAGCGATGATGCCTGTGCTCCAGGCATCGATCCCGGCTGCCGTGAAGATAAGCGTCATTTCAGATCGCACTCAGACCATCCGCGCTTCGCTCAGCGACGTGCAATTCACGTTGCTGCTGACCGTGGCGCTCGTCGTAATGGTGATCTTCATATTCCTGCGTAGTTTCTGGGCGACCATTATCCCAGCCGTCACCGTGCCGCTGGCGCTGGTCGGCACCTTCGCCGTGCTCTACGAAATGGGTTACAGTCTGGATAACCTCTCGCTGATGGCCTTGTCGATCGCGGTCGGATTCGTCGTCGATGACGCCGTCGTCGAGATCGAGAATATCGTGCGGCATATCGAGGAAGGCCTCTCGCCGTATGATGCGGCGATGAAAGGCTCCGGCGAGATCGGATTCACCGTGATGGCGATCACGTTCTCGCTCATTGCCGTGTTCATTCCGCTGTTCCTGATGAGCGGCTATGTCGGATTGCTGTTCCGCGAGTTCGCGATGACCGTGAGCGTGGCGCTCGTGCTCTCGCTGGTGATCTCGCGGACGCTGACGCCGATGATGTGCGCCTACCTGCTAAAGCCGGAGAAGAAGGAGCACGGATGGCTCTACCGGATGTCCGAACGCGGCTTCGATGGCCTGCTCCACGTCTATGAGGCAGGTCTCAAGATCGTGCTCCGGCACCAATTCATCACGCTGATGGTGATGTTCGGCACCATTGCGCTGACCGGATATCTCTACGTCATCATTCCCAAGGGTTTCTTTCCCCAACAGGATACCGGCTTGATCATCGGCCAGTCCGAGGCGGCGCAGGATATTTCCTTCCAGGCCATGTTGGAACGCCAGCAGGCGCTGCAAGATGCCATCATGCGGGATCCGGCCGTCGACACAGTTGGTGCGGCGGTGGGCGCCGGCGGCGGCGTCTACACGCTCAACGACGGCCGCGTTTACATTCAGCTCAAGCCCGCAAACCAGCGCGACAAGATCGACAAGGTGATCGCGCGGTTGCAGACCAACCTCGCCAAGATCCAGGGCATCACGCTCTATATGCAACCCGCGCAGGACATCACCATCGGCGCGCGGCTGAACAAGACGCAGTTTCAGTACACCCTGAACGACGCCGATCCCGGCGAGCTCGATCACTGGTCCGCGCTGTTCCTCGACAAGTTGAAGGCGATCCCCAGTATTGCCGACGTCACCACCGATCAGCTCAATGCCGGGCCGCTGCTCGACATCACCATCAAACGTGAGGTCGCCTCGAGCTACGGCATCCTGCCCTACACGATCGACAACACGCTCGATGACGCTTTCGGCCAACGCATTGTCTCGACCATTTATACCACCCTGCAGCAATACCATGTCATTCTGGAGGTCAATCCAAAATTCCAGTACGGACCCGAAGCGCTCAACGGCATCTATGTCAAATCATCGAGCGGGCAGCAGGTGCCGTTATCCACGCTGGTCGATTCGGTGGTGAAGGTCGCGCCGCTCGTGATCAATCACCAGGGCCAGTTCCCTTCGGTAACGATCTCGTTCAATCTCGCGCCGGGCGCCGCGATCGGCGATGCGGTCAGCGCCATCCAGAAGGTTGAAAAGGATCTCAACGCCCCACTTTCGCTTCAGACCAGCTTTCAGGGTAACGCCCAGGCATTCGGGGCATCGCTGAAGAGCACGCCGATCCTCATCGTCGCATCGCTGTTCGTCATCTACCTCATCCTCGGCGTGCTGTACGAGAGCCTGATCCATCCGATCACCATCATCTCCACCCTGCCTTCGGCCGGCATCGGCGCGCTGCTATTGCTGATGGCGGTTCACGTGGATCTGAGCGTGATCGCCATCGTCGGCCTCATATTGCTGATCGGTATCGTCAAGAAGAACGGCATCATGCTGGTCGACTTCGCCCAGCAGGTCGAGCACAGCCACGGCTTGTCGGCCGAAGAGTCGATCTACCAGGCCTGCATCCTGCGCTTCCGGCCCATCCTGATGACCACGATGGCAGCGCTGCTCGGCGGCGTGCCGATGATGGTGGGTACGGGGGTCGGCTCGGAGATTCGCCAGCCGCTCGGCTATGCCATCGTCGGCGGTCTCGCTCTGTCGCAGGTGCTCACTCTCTATACGACGCCGGTCGTCTATATCTATCTCGACAAGCTGCAGACCTGGCTGTTCGGGGACAAGAAGAAGCCGGAGGGCGCCTCTGGTGAGGCAGCGCCGGCGCCCGCCGAATGA
- a CDS encoding phosphate-starvation-inducible PsiE family protein — translation MAGGRSEKDRATRLSTELFLRIELVVYVALGILLSVTALLALASAALLLWEGMRDWSGTSAIFLIVDRLMFVLMLIEILHTVRGSVRSGALTPEPFLIIGLIASIRNVLVITLKSSGVTSEGLMSIEGEMLFRSSIVELGVLGTLILIFVISIYLLRRGHALTAADAPQADQDRSPSVGK, via the coding sequence ATGGCCGGCGGACGCTCTGAAAAAGATCGCGCGACCCGGCTTTCGACCGAACTGTTCCTGCGCATCGAGCTCGTCGTTTATGTAGCACTCGGCATTCTCTTGTCTGTGACCGCGTTGCTAGCGCTCGCGAGTGCGGCGCTCCTTCTGTGGGAGGGAATGCGTGACTGGAGCGGCACCAGCGCGATATTCCTAATCGTCGATAGGTTGATGTTCGTGCTTATGCTAATCGAGATCCTGCATACCGTCCGAGGTTCCGTCCGTTCGGGTGCGTTGACTCCCGAGCCATTCTTGATCATAGGGCTCATCGCTTCGATCCGAAACGTTCTCGTCATAACCCTCAAGTCATCGGGCGTAACCTCGGAAGGCCTCATGTCAATTGAAGGCGAGATGTTGTTCCGCTCCTCAATTGTAGAGCTGGGGGTCTTGGGAACGCTTATTTTGATCTTCGTGATTTCGATTTATCTGCTTCGACGGGGCCACGCGCTGACAGCAGCCGACGCGCCTCAAGCTGACCAAGACCGCTCACCATCAGTGGGGAAATGA
- a CDS encoding PQQ-dependent sugar dehydrogenase, producing MRAFDFTRSLKRPRPAVLLAAVSLLALTGCDDNGGDPTRQIGANPPLPALQQYLMPPIRIAKAVGWSKDETPTVPQGLEVHALATGLEHPRQLYVLPNGDVLVVESNGPKAPVFRPKDFITGWVQSFAGAKAPSANRITLLRDTNGDGIPEVRTVFLDHLNSPFGVALVGNDLYVANTDAIVRYPYQEGQTSITAPGTKLTDLPGGPIDHHWTKALLASPDGSKLYVGVGSNSNITENGIGAEYERAAIWEVDRASGAHRIFASGTRNPTGLAWEPETHKLWAIVNERDEIGPDLVPDYLTSVQDGGFYGWPYSYFGQHLDPRVQPQRPDLVAKAIVPDYALSSHVAPLGVAMYNGTELPANYRGGAFVAEHGSWDRTPLNGYKVVFVPFSHGKPSDLAQDVVTGFLDANSHARGRPVGLAIDRSGGLLIADDVGNTVWRVSSARPGSAPKPAT from the coding sequence ATGCGCGCCTTCGACTTTACACGTTCACTGAAGCGGCCGCGCCCGGCCGTCCTCCTTGCCGCGGTGTCCCTGCTGGCGCTCACCGGCTGCGACGATAATGGCGGTGATCCGACGCGCCAGATCGGGGCCAATCCACCGCTGCCCGCGCTGCAGCAGTATTTGATGCCGCCGATCCGGATCGCGAAAGCCGTCGGATGGAGTAAAGACGAAACGCCGACGGTGCCGCAGGGATTGGAGGTCCATGCATTGGCCACCGGTCTTGAACATCCGCGGCAGCTCTACGTCCTCCCCAATGGCGACGTGCTGGTGGTGGAGAGCAACGGTCCGAAGGCGCCGGTATTCCGGCCGAAGGATTTCATCACCGGGTGGGTGCAGTCGTTCGCGGGCGCCAAGGCGCCAAGCGCCAACCGCATCACGCTGCTGCGCGACACCAATGGCGACGGCATTCCCGAGGTGCGAACCGTTTTCCTCGACCACCTCAATTCACCCTTTGGCGTCGCCCTGGTTGGCAACGATCTTTACGTCGCCAACACCGATGCGATCGTCCGCTATCCCTATCAGGAAGGACAAACCAGCATCACCGCCCCCGGCACCAAACTCACCGACCTTCCCGGCGGCCCGATCGATCATCACTGGACCAAAGCTTTGTTGGCCAGCCCGGATGGCTCCAAGCTCTATGTCGGTGTCGGCTCAAACAGCAACATCACCGAAAACGGAATCGGAGCGGAATACGAACGCGCCGCGATCTGGGAAGTCGACCGCGCGTCAGGCGCGCATCGCATCTTCGCGAGCGGGACGCGCAATCCTACCGGCCTTGCGTGGGAGCCCGAGACCCACAAGCTGTGGGCCATCGTCAACGAACGCGATGAGATCGGGCCTGATCTGGTGCCGGACTATCTGACCTCGGTACAGGACGGAGGCTTCTATGGCTGGCCCTATAGCTATTTTGGCCAGCATCTGGACCCGCGTGTGCAGCCGCAGCGGCCTGATCTCGTGGCCAAGGCGATTGTGCCGGACTACGCGCTCTCCTCCCACGTGGCACCGTTGGGGGTCGCCATGTACAACGGCACTGAGCTTCCCGCGAACTACCGCGGCGGTGCGTTCGTCGCCGAACACGGAAGCTGGGATCGAACTCCTCTGAACGGTTACAAGGTGGTGTTCGTACCATTCAGCCATGGAAAGCCGAGCGACCTGGCGCAGGACGTCGTCACCGGCTTCCTCGATGCCAATAGTCACGCGCGCGGAAGACCGGTTGGTCTGGCAATCGATCGGAGCGGCGGATTGCTGATCGCCGACGACGTTGGAAACACGGTTTGGCGGGTGTCGTCGGCTCGCCCCGGCTCGGCACCGAAGCCGGCTACTTAG
- a CDS encoding DUF2231 domain-containing protein, producing the protein MQHIRITDTALVGDADPLSTAKPRGRAILPALVPFPIACFAGALVTDLMYWRTDDVMWERFSIWLITIGLILAGVAVIAGLIDVALGKRFRRLAWPHVVGYVLALAVSLVNAFVHSRDAYTAVVPTGLTLSALVVIILLVTGWAGSALVHRHRKGVAL; encoded by the coding sequence ATGCAGCACATCAGAATAACAGACACGGCTCTCGTCGGCGACGCCGATCCACTATCAACGGCCAAGCCTCGCGGACGAGCCATTCTTCCGGCGCTGGTGCCGTTTCCTATCGCCTGCTTCGCGGGCGCGCTGGTCACCGATCTCATGTATTGGCGCACGGACGACGTGATGTGGGAAAGGTTCTCGATCTGGCTGATTACCATCGGCCTGATCCTGGCAGGCGTCGCGGTCATCGCTGGCCTGATCGACGTAGCTCTCGGGAAGCGGTTTCGTAGGCTGGCCTGGCCTCACGTGGTTGGCTATGTGCTCGCGCTGGCGGTCTCACTGGTGAATGCCTTCGTTCATAGCCGCGACGCTTATACCGCCGTGGTCCCGACCGGACTGACGCTTTCCGCGCTCGTCGTGATCATACTGTTGGTTACGGGCTGGGCAGGTTCAGCCCTGGTTCATCGCCATCGCAAAGGAGTGGCCCTATGA
- a CDS encoding FdhF/YdeP family oxidoreductase produces the protein MSKDDLAGVSDYEGAAAGWGALKAVADAVRGQKAIVKETRGLLTMNQPHGFDCPGCAWPDPKHTSSFEFCENGAKAVSWEATAKRTTPEFFAAHPVSELLTWPDFDLENEGRLTHPMAYDQTTDRYLPISWDEALKRIGTALRALPNPDMAEFYTSGRASNEAAFLYQLFAREFGTNNFPDCSNMCHEATSVGLPESIGVGKGTVTLEDFDHCDAVFCIGHNPGTNHPRMLTTLREVSKRGAPIVVFNPLRERGLERFTSPQHPVEMLTLSSTPIASTYYLVKVGGDIAVLKGMMKTLVALDAKSLSEGGPGVLDREFIARHTTGFKDLLADLHATSWDAIEKASGLSRSDIEFAGNIYAKAERVIISYGMGITQHRHGTGNVQQIANLLMLRGNIGRQGAGISPLRGHSNVQGDRTVGITEVPNDALLDGLARVFGFEPPRRKGHNAIEAIEAIRDGRSKALVCLGGNLAVAMADQEVTFKAMRNLDLAVHIATKLNRTHLLLAKQSFILPCLGRTEIDTQATGPQSITVEDSMSMVHASRGGLKPASEHLKSEPAIIAAMALATLPNTRVGWAELVGDYGKIRDCIEAVFPEFAEFNARIQKPGGFRLYVAASEREWLTPTKKANFLVCPRIDEDPRVADRDVLTLATIRSHDQYNTTIYGLNDRYRGITGRRDVVFVNERDLASRGLKHGDLVDIAVVPGSKPGERVMRKLTAVAFHIAQGSVAAYYPEANVLVALDHHDVKSGTPSYKSIPVLLRASRG, from the coding sequence ATGAGCAAAGATGATCTCGCAGGCGTCAGCGACTATGAAGGAGCTGCGGCGGGGTGGGGCGCCCTGAAGGCTGTTGCGGACGCCGTTCGCGGCCAGAAGGCCATCGTCAAGGAGACGCGTGGTCTGCTTACCATGAATCAGCCGCACGGATTCGATTGCCCGGGCTGCGCCTGGCCCGATCCAAAACATACCTCGTCGTTCGAGTTCTGCGAGAACGGAGCCAAAGCGGTCTCATGGGAGGCCACGGCCAAGCGGACGACACCGGAATTCTTTGCGGCGCATCCCGTCAGCGAACTTTTGACATGGCCGGATTTCGACCTGGAGAACGAGGGCCGTCTGACGCATCCGATGGCCTATGACCAGACCACGGATCGATACCTGCCGATTTCATGGGACGAGGCGCTGAAACGAATCGGTACCGCGCTGCGGGCGTTGCCGAATCCCGATATGGCGGAGTTTTACACCTCCGGCCGGGCATCCAACGAGGCTGCTTTTCTCTATCAGCTGTTTGCGCGTGAATTCGGAACCAACAATTTTCCGGATTGCTCGAATATGTGCCATGAGGCGACCAGCGTCGGCCTGCCGGAGTCGATCGGCGTCGGCAAGGGAACCGTGACGCTCGAGGATTTCGACCATTGCGACGCCGTGTTTTGCATCGGCCATAATCCCGGCACCAATCATCCGCGCATGCTGACAACGTTGCGCGAGGTCTCGAAGCGAGGCGCGCCGATCGTCGTCTTCAACCCGCTGCGCGAGCGCGGTCTCGAGCGGTTCACTTCCCCGCAGCACCCCGTTGAGATGTTGACGCTGAGCTCGACGCCGATCGCATCGACCTACTACCTGGTGAAGGTCGGTGGCGATATCGCCGTGTTGAAGGGAATGATGAAGACGCTGGTGGCACTCGATGCAAAAAGCCTTTCTGAGGGCGGCCCGGGCGTTCTCGACCGTGAGTTCATCGCACGTCACACGACGGGATTCAAAGACCTGCTGGCAGACCTTCATGCCACCTCTTGGGACGCCATCGAGAAGGCCTCGGGACTGTCGCGATCGGATATTGAGTTCGCCGGCAATATCTACGCCAAGGCGGAGCGGGTCATCATCAGTTACGGCATGGGGATCACCCAGCATCGTCACGGCACGGGGAATGTGCAGCAGATCGCCAATCTGCTGATGCTCCGCGGCAATATCGGGCGCCAGGGCGCCGGCATTTCTCCACTGCGCGGCCACTCCAATGTGCAGGGCGACCGCACGGTCGGTATTACCGAGGTTCCGAATGACGCCCTTCTCGACGGTTTGGCCCGCGTCTTCGGGTTCGAGCCGCCGCGCCGCAAGGGCCACAACGCGATCGAAGCCATCGAGGCGATCCGGGATGGACGCTCGAAGGCGCTGGTCTGCCTCGGCGGCAATTTGGCCGTTGCGATGGCCGATCAGGAAGTCACCTTCAAGGCGATGCGGAACCTCGATCTCGCGGTGCATATCGCCACCAAGCTCAATCGCACGCATTTGCTGTTGGCAAAACAGTCCTTCATCCTTCCCTGTTTGGGACGTACGGAGATTGATACTCAGGCGACCGGCCCCCAGTCGATCACCGTGGAAGATTCGATGTCGATGGTTCACGCCTCACGGGGCGGCCTGAAACCCGCCTCCGAGCACCTCAAATCAGAACCGGCAATTATCGCAGCGATGGCTCTGGCCACATTGCCGAACACGCGGGTCGGATGGGCGGAGTTGGTTGGCGATTACGGAAAGATCCGCGATTGCATCGAAGCGGTGTTTCCGGAATTCGCCGAGTTCAATGCCCGCATCCAGAAGCCGGGTGGGTTTCGGCTGTATGTCGCTGCGTCGGAGCGCGAGTGGCTGACGCCGACCAAGAAGGCCAATTTTCTGGTCTGTCCTAGAATAGATGAAGATCCGCGGGTGGCCGATCGCGATGTCCTCACCCTTGCGACAATCAGGAGCCACGATCAGTACAACACGACGATCTACGGCCTGAACGACCGCTATCGCGGAATCACGGGGCGGCGCGACGTCGTGTTCGTCAACGAACGCGATCTCGCAAGCCGCGGGCTGAAGCATGGCGACCTCGTCGATATTGCCGTCGTGCCTGGATCGAAGCCGGGCGAGCGTGTCATGCGGAAACTGACCGCGGTCGCGTTCCATATCGCCCAGGGCTCCGTCGCGGCCTATTATCCCGAGGCGAATGTCCTGGTTGCGCTCGATCATCACGACGTCAAGTCCGGGACGCCTTCCTACAAGTCGATACCGGTTCTGCTTCGCGCTTCCAGAGGCTAA
- the fdhD gene encoding formate dehydrogenase accessory sulfurtransferase FdhD, producing the protein MMDAALVVDRQSWRANGPSLGNRSIPQETAVALTYNGGTYAVMMATPRDLRDFAVGFSLSEGVVNSVADIESLDLVRLGDGVELRMWLGGPKADRLQERRRHIAGPTGCGLCGIESIAEAMRPAAIVGHGRHFSSEEIMAAMRDLPSRQKLNIETRAVHAAAFWDATRGIVALREDVGRHNALDKLAGALARSSAAASEGIILLTSRVSVEMVQKSAAIGAPVMVSVSAPTALAVRMADAAGITLVAVARADGFEVFTHPHRIL; encoded by the coding sequence ATGATGGATGCGGCCTTGGTTGTGGATCGCCAGAGTTGGCGGGCAAACGGTCCGAGCTTGGGCAATCGTTCGATTCCGCAGGAGACCGCGGTGGCGCTTACGTATAATGGCGGGACCTATGCGGTCATGATGGCAACACCTCGGGATCTCAGAGATTTTGCGGTTGGCTTCAGCCTCAGCGAAGGCGTCGTCAACTCTGTTGCCGATATCGAATCGCTAGATCTCGTGCGTCTCGGTGACGGTGTTGAACTGCGGATGTGGCTCGGCGGGCCAAAAGCCGATCGCCTGCAGGAGCGGCGGCGACATATCGCGGGGCCGACAGGGTGCGGATTGTGCGGCATCGAGTCGATCGCAGAAGCCATGCGTCCTGCGGCCATTGTCGGACACGGCCGGCATTTCTCCTCGGAAGAGATCATGGCCGCCATGCGCGATCTCCCTTCGCGTCAAAAGCTCAACATAGAGACCCGCGCGGTTCATGCCGCGGCATTTTGGGATGCGACCCGCGGCATCGTTGCCCTGCGCGAGGACGTTGGCCGTCACAACGCTCTTGACAAGCTCGCGGGCGCGCTAGCCCGCTCGTCGGCCGCGGCGAGCGAGGGCATCATCCTTCTAACCAGCCGGGTGTCGGTTGAGATGGTGCAAAAGAGCGCCGCGATCGGTGCGCCGGTCATGGTGTCGGTTTCGGCGCCGACCGCGCTCGCCGTCCGTATGGCCGATGCCGCAGGCATCACGCTTGTCGCCGTTGCGCGCGCGGATGGCTTCGAAGTGTTTACGCACCCCCACCGAATTTTGTAG
- a CDS encoding efflux RND transporter periplasmic adaptor subunit, protein MKKKVVIPAVLLIAALAAGGAYFTHIQPLEKVDATPAPPKVPIVAGTVAQHDVPIYLTGVGTVIAYNTDVVRAQIQGQIISINFTEGQTVHAGDLLAQIDPRPYQALIEQYTGNLERDQAQLKNAEANLTRYTTLGNKGWATPQLIETQQAQVGELQAAIKTDQALIDAAKVQLSYTRLTSPIDGVVGIRQIDVGNIISPSNTNGLVVVTQLHPISLIFTLPETSLPQIQQQQQKTKSPLTVFAYNQDNSMQLDQGVLGLVNNEILQTTGSIQLKANFDNKANKLWPGELVNARLLVDTRHDGLTVPAAVVQQGAKGPYAYVVNPDDTVAIRPIKVAQTSDGQALIDSGLKANEQVVVDGQYKLQPGTHVTILHGQAAQEAAAQDALQAPIP, encoded by the coding sequence ATGAAGAAGAAAGTCGTCATCCCTGCCGTCTTGCTGATTGCGGCGCTTGCGGCCGGAGGTGCGTACTTCACGCATATCCAGCCGTTGGAGAAGGTCGATGCCACGCCCGCTCCACCCAAGGTACCGATCGTCGCCGGGACGGTCGCCCAGCATGACGTCCCGATCTATCTGACCGGCGTCGGCACGGTGATTGCGTACAACACCGATGTCGTGCGTGCCCAGATCCAGGGGCAAATCATCAGCATCAATTTCACCGAAGGCCAGACCGTGCATGCCGGCGACCTGCTCGCCCAGATCGATCCGCGTCCCTATCAGGCGCTGATCGAGCAATACACCGGAAATCTGGAACGCGATCAGGCCCAGCTCAAGAATGCGGAGGCCAATCTCACCCGCTACACCACATTGGGGAACAAGGGCTGGGCCACCCCGCAATTGATCGAGACCCAGCAGGCGCAGGTCGGCGAGCTGCAAGCGGCGATCAAGACGGACCAGGCGCTGATCGACGCCGCCAAGGTGCAGCTCTCCTACACGCGCCTGACGTCGCCGATCGATGGCGTGGTTGGCATTCGTCAGATCGACGTCGGCAACATCATCAGCCCGTCAAACACGAACGGCCTCGTCGTCGTCACCCAGCTTCATCCGATTTCGCTGATATTCACTCTGCCGGAGACGAGCCTGCCGCAAATCCAGCAGCAGCAGCAAAAAACCAAGAGCCCGCTCACGGTTTTTGCCTACAACCAGGATAATTCGATGCAGCTGGATCAAGGCGTGCTCGGCCTCGTCAATAATGAGATCCTGCAGACCACGGGCTCGATTCAGCTCAAGGCGAACTTTGACAACAAGGCGAACAAGCTCTGGCCGGGCGAGCTTGTCAACGCGCGGCTGCTCGTCGATACGCGGCATGACGGCCTGACCGTTCCCGCAGCGGTCGTGCAGCAAGGTGCGAAAGGACCCTACGCTTATGTCGTCAATCCTGACGACACGGTGGCAATCCGCCCAATCAAGGTCGCGCAAACCAGTGACGGCCAGGCATTGATTGATTCCGGCCTCAAGGCCAATGAGCAGGTCGTGGTCGACGGACAATACAAGCTGCAGCCAGGCACGCATGTCACGATATTGCACGGCCAGGCGGCACAGGAAGCAGCCGCGCAAGACGCGCTACAGGCGCCGATCCCATGA
- the rpoH gene encoding RNA polymerase sigma factor RpoH, with protein MSIEGQFRSPTSGTRRELAFVKVRIGDGYLNDIRRFEMLEKSQEYSLAKRWREHGDRDAGHQLVTSHLRLAAKIAMGYRGYGLPISEIISEGNVGLMQALNRFEPEKGFRFATYAMWWIKASIQDYILRSWSLVKIGTTASQRKLFFKLRSAKRKISALESGGDLRPDQVTSIANSLNVPEREVIDMNRRLAGDTSLNAPIHEDGDAEEWQTYLIDQSPSPEAIVAEQDEKEHRHEALLSAIDVLSGRERRIFEARHLTDAPLTLEELALEFNVSRERIRQIETRAFEKVRKATKKLVAEVETQRRGPSRPELRNARRAEVCAA; from the coding sequence ATGAGCATTGAGGGACAATTTCGAAGCCCTACTTCTGGAACCCGGCGCGAACTCGCGTTCGTCAAAGTCAGGATCGGCGACGGTTATCTCAACGACATTCGCCGTTTCGAGATGCTCGAAAAGAGCCAAGAGTACAGCTTGGCCAAACGTTGGCGCGAGCACGGCGACCGTGACGCCGGGCACCAGCTTGTGACCAGCCATCTCCGTCTCGCCGCCAAGATCGCCATGGGCTACCGCGGCTATGGCCTGCCGATCTCGGAGATCATCTCCGAGGGCAATGTCGGTCTGATGCAGGCATTGAACCGCTTTGAGCCGGAAAAAGGCTTTCGCTTTGCCACTTATGCGATGTGGTGGATCAAGGCTTCGATCCAGGATTACATTCTGCGTTCGTGGTCACTGGTGAAGATCGGCACCACCGCCAGCCAGCGGAAGCTGTTTTTCAAGCTGCGCTCGGCGAAACGCAAGATCTCGGCCCTCGAAAGCGGCGGCGACCTGCGCCCCGATCAGGTCACCTCAATCGCGAACAGCCTCAATGTACCCGAGCGAGAGGTCATCGACATGAACCGCCGCCTCGCCGGCGATACATCGCTGAATGCGCCGATCCACGAGGATGGCGACGCCGAAGAATGGCAAACCTACCTCATCGATCAGTCTCCCTCGCCCGAAGCTATCGTCGCCGAACAGGACGAGAAAGAGCATCGGCATGAGGCGCTCCTAAGCGCCATCGATGTACTGAGCGGCCGCGAACGTCGCATCTTCGAGGCGCGCCATTTGACCGACGCACCGTTGACGCTGGAAGAGCTTGCATTGGAATTCAACGTCTCCCGTGAACGCATCCGGCAGATCGAGACGCGCGCGTTCGAGAAGGTGCGAAAGGCCACCAAGAAGCTCGTCGCAGAGGTGGAGACGCAGCGGCGCGGGCCCAGCCGCCCGGAATTGCGCAACGCTCGCAGAGCCGAGGTCTGCGCCGCCTAA